A part of Arachis hypogaea cultivar Tifrunner chromosome 12, arahy.Tifrunner.gnm2.J5K5, whole genome shotgun sequence genomic DNA contains:
- the LOC112730156 gene encoding uncharacterized protein: MSPFWLVYGKACHLPVEIEHKAYWAIKECNPSLGGAEIERKLQLAELECLRLEAYENSRLYKKKMKAVHDRNIRGKEFKAGDLILLYNSRLRLLPGKLRSKWEGPYQVVKAEPYGVYHLCHPSRSDIFKVNVHRLKLYHGEQMKSNKEIEVFLLEDAPLGKEQ, translated from the coding sequence ATGAGTCCCTTTTGGTTGGTGTATGgcaaagcttgccatttgccggTGGAAATAGAGCACAAGGCGTATTGGGCCATCAAGGAGTGTAATCCGAGTTTGGGTGGAGCCGAAATTGAGAGGAAGCTACAATTAGCGGAGTTGGAATGTTTGAGgcttgaagcttatgagaactctagactttacaagaaaaaaatgaaagcCGTGCATGATAGGAACATAAGAGGCAAAGAATTTAAAGCCGGTGATCTAATCCTTCTTTACAATTCTAGATTGAGATTGTTGCCCGGTAAACTAAGGTCAAAATGGGAAGGCCCATATCAAGTAGTGAAGGCGGAACCCTATGGGGTTTACCATTTGTGCCATCCCTCAAGGTCGGATATCTTCAAGGTCAATGTGCACCGTCTCAAGTTGTATCATGGTGAACAAatgaagagcaacaaagagattgaggtattccttttggaagacgcACCTCTGGGCAAAGAGCAATGA